In the Corynebacterium suedekumii genome, one interval contains:
- a CDS encoding mismatch-specific DNA-glycosylase: protein MGFTRDELEACRGRSLPDLLPDPLNLLFVGINPSLWTIAAGAHFSRPGNRFYPALYEAGITDTRINAAAGFTDADLRQLTDRGIGITNLVPVATARADELDDADLIAGRARLDALVREHHPRVVAVLGVGAYRTAFHDRKAKVGRQESPWPGIELFVAPNPSGLNAHYRLADLAESYGEIARAAGI, encoded by the coding sequence ATGGGTTTCACCCGTGACGAGCTGGAGGCCTGCCGCGGCCGTAGCCTGCCCGACCTGCTGCCGGACCCGCTGAACCTGCTGTTCGTGGGCATCAATCCGTCCCTGTGGACCATCGCCGCTGGCGCGCACTTCTCCCGCCCCGGCAACCGCTTCTACCCGGCGTTGTACGAGGCCGGCATCACGGACACGCGTATTAACGCCGCCGCCGGCTTCACCGACGCTGACCTCCGCCAGCTCACCGACCGGGGCATCGGCATCACCAACCTGGTTCCCGTCGCCACCGCCCGGGCCGACGAGCTTGACGACGCCGACCTCATCGCGGGCCGTGCCCGCCTCGACGCCCTCGTGCGCGAGCATCACCCCCGGGTCGTCGCTGTCCTCGGTGTCGGCGCCTACCGGACCGCCTTCCACGACCGGAAAGCCAAGGTCGGACGGCAGGAATCCCCCTGGCCGGGCATCGAGCTGTTCGTCGCCCCGAACCCCAGCGGGCTCAACGCGCACTACCGGCTCGCCGACCTCGCCGAGTCATACGGGGAGATCGCCCGCGCGGCGGGGATCTGA
- the selB gene encoding selenocysteine-specific translation elongation factor: protein MYVVATAGHVDHGKSTLVTALTGMEPDRWEEEKRRGLTIDLGFVWTTLPSGRDVAFVDVPGHERFMGNMLAGVGPSPVVCFIVAADEGWQAQSTDHRDAVQALGIDRGVIVLTRADRADESHRAEVAARVRHEFAGTPLANAPVVTVSARTGEGLDELRRVLDEVLADAGTPDDSARVRLWIDRSFTVRGSGTVVTGTLAAGSLAVDDRLLLHGASGPREVTVRGLHSQNAPHRAIGPVNRVAVNLRGESTDEIHRGDALLTPGAWPDVDVIDVRRVTGEQFTQAPSEVVVHVGTAALEAAFRPFGQDHARLTLRRSLPLVIGDRLVLRRPGDRAVYAGVQILDVDPPELTRRGDGHRRAASLAATPDGGDVLAEVARRGAVRHGDLLTMGFDVSDTPPTGVVALRDWWIHVPRLGRWRDTLLAAVQRQAEADPLAAGLSRGAALGILDLPDGSLLGLVVAAAKLEQSDGLLRLPGTTVDLGAAEPAVARLETRLRARPFDAPEADELRDLGLGPKELAAAERAGRLLRLEAGVILLPDAPAVALARLRGLDQPFTTSQARKALDTTRRVAIPLLEHLDSQGKTRRLDGGHRKVR from the coding sequence ATGTACGTCGTCGCCACCGCAGGGCACGTCGACCACGGAAAATCCACCCTGGTCACGGCGCTGACCGGCATGGAACCGGACCGCTGGGAGGAGGAGAAGCGCCGCGGTCTGACCATCGACCTCGGGTTCGTGTGGACCACCCTGCCCTCCGGCCGGGATGTCGCCTTTGTCGACGTCCCCGGACACGAACGCTTCATGGGCAACATGCTCGCCGGCGTCGGCCCGTCGCCGGTGGTGTGCTTCATCGTCGCCGCCGACGAGGGCTGGCAGGCCCAGTCCACCGACCACCGTGACGCCGTGCAGGCCCTCGGCATCGACCGGGGCGTCATCGTCCTCACCCGTGCCGACCGTGCCGACGAATCCCACCGCGCCGAGGTGGCCGCCCGGGTGCGTCACGAGTTCGCTGGAACCCCGCTTGCTAACGCCCCCGTGGTCACCGTCTCCGCCCGTACCGGCGAAGGGCTCGACGAGCTCCGTCGGGTCCTCGACGAGGTGCTCGCCGACGCCGGCACCCCGGACGACTCTGCCCGGGTGCGCCTGTGGATCGACCGGTCCTTCACCGTCCGAGGCTCCGGCACCGTGGTCACCGGCACTCTCGCCGCCGGGTCCCTGGCCGTGGACGACCGGCTGCTTCTCCACGGTGCCTCTGGCCCCCGGGAGGTCACGGTCCGCGGGCTGCACAGTCAGAACGCCCCGCACCGGGCCATCGGGCCCGTCAACCGGGTCGCCGTCAACCTCCGCGGCGAATCCACCGACGAGATCCATCGCGGGGACGCCCTGCTCACCCCCGGTGCCTGGCCGGACGTCGACGTCATCGACGTCCGCCGAGTCACCGGTGAGCAGTTCACCCAGGCCCCCTCCGAGGTCGTCGTCCACGTCGGCACGGCCGCCCTCGAGGCCGCCTTCCGGCCCTTCGGCCAGGACCACGCACGCCTCACCCTCCGGCGGTCGTTGCCGCTGGTCATCGGCGATCGGCTGGTCCTGCGCCGGCCCGGCGACCGGGCCGTCTACGCCGGGGTGCAGATCCTCGACGTCGATCCACCCGAGCTGACCCGCCGCGGCGACGGACACCGGCGTGCAGCGTCTCTCGCCGCGACGCCGGACGGTGGTGACGTGCTCGCCGAGGTGGCCCGCCGCGGGGCGGTCCGCCACGGTGACCTGCTCACCATGGGATTCGACGTCTCCGACACGCCCCCGACGGGAGTGGTGGCGCTACGCGACTGGTGGATCCACGTCCCCCGGCTCGGCCGCTGGCGCGACACCCTCCTGGCCGCCGTGCAGCGCCAGGCCGAGGCCGACCCGCTCGCTGCCGGCCTGAGCCGCGGTGCCGCCCTCGGTATCCTCGACCTTCCCGACGGTTCCCTCCTCGGACTGGTCGTCGCCGCCGCGAAACTCGAGCAGTCCGACGGCCTGCTCCGCCTGCCCGGCACGACGGTCGACCTGGGTGCGGCCGAACCGGCGGTCGCCCGCCTGGAGACCCGGCTGCGCGCCCGCCCCTTTGACGCCCCGGAGGCCGACGAGCTCCGCGACCTCGGCCTGGGGCCGAAAGAGCTCGCCGCCGCCGAACGGGCCGGGCGTCTCCTGCGCCTCGAAGCCGGCGTCATCCTCCTGCCCGACGCGCCCGCCGTCGCCCTGGCCCGCCTGCGCGGACTCGACCAGCCCTTCACCACCTCCCAGGCCCGGAAGGCCCTGGACACCACCCGCCGCGTCGCCATCCCCCTGCTCGAGCACCTCGACTCCCAGGGGAAGACCCGGCGCCTCGACGGCGGACACCGGAAGGTCCGCTGA